A DNA window from Thiobacillus denitrificans ATCC 25259 contains the following coding sequences:
- the tusD gene encoding sulfurtransferase complex subunit TusD codes for MQFGILVNEGPYNHQASDSAYLFARTAIEKGHKVPRIFFYHDGVNNSTRMGEPPQDDRNVTTRWSKLAEEHGIDLVVCVAAALRRGIKDELLAPGFRISGLGQLVEMGIQYDRLVTFGD; via the coding sequence ATGCAATTCGGCATTCTTGTAAACGAAGGGCCTTACAACCATCAGGCCAGTGACTCCGCATACCTCTTCGCGCGCACCGCGATCGAGAAGGGTCACAAAGTACCGCGTATCTTTTTCTACCATGACGGCGTGAACAATTCCACGCGCATGGGCGAGCCCCCGCAGGACGATCGCAACGTCACTACGCGCTGGTCCAAACTGGCCGAAGAGCATGGGATCGATCTGGTGGTGTGCGTGGCAGCAGCGTTGCGTCGCGGCATCAAGGACGAACTCCTTGCCCCCGGATTCCGGATCTCCGGACTGGGTCAGTTGGTCGAGATGGGCATTCAGTACGATCGTCTCGTGACGTTCGGTGATTAA
- a CDS encoding NAD(P)-binding protein, translated as MAVTTNKAAKTEGMTWRRYKDGESEANIRSAQDRIFQSSWTHKCPEYMLSTPPCQGSCPAGEDIRGYLNIVRGIEKPPAGVTWQEYAFRRVTEANPFPGVMGRVCPAPCESGCNRNMVEDHVGINSVEHFIGDWGIENNMAYTSTAAETGKKIAIIGAGPAGLAAAYQLRLRGHGVTIFDEHEELGGMMRYGIPGFRTPREMLDAEINRIIALGVETRLKTRVGSDISFDELDKNYDAIFMAMGAQAGRPLPVPGAEAPNCVTAVAFLRAFNEGRLQHVGNRVVVIGGGDTSIDVATVARRLGNVTKSGTHDDRPEAVIAGHMASDVASISAREGAEVVLVSRATVDKMAANKHEVEHAQQEGIEIIGGVTPVSVVVDANGRATALRVADFVMEGKETKIVEGTERDLPADLIVSAIGQGVDFTGLEQFNNNNGLIKADKNYRFPNNEKVFVGGDVIRPHLLTTAIGHASIAVDGIDAFLAGKELDKRPKVDVHHFDEIRKWLESGHEYSEVKGQIWGTSERKDILHNFEDRSQRHVIPHNELFLGHFPNEARHIREVTVLDKEGALGNFEERLHALSEKDVVAEAKRCMSCGQCFECDNCVVYCPQTAVFKVKKKDNPTVGRYVDTDYGKCIGCHICADVCPTGYIVMGMGD; from the coding sequence ATGGCTGTCACGACGAACAAAGCAGCAAAGACCGAAGGCATGACGTGGCGTCGCTACAAGGATGGCGAGTCGGAAGCGAACATCCGTTCGGCTCAGGACCGCATTTTCCAGTCGAGCTGGACGCACAAGTGCCCAGAGTACATGCTCTCCACGCCGCCTTGCCAGGGTTCCTGCCCGGCCGGTGAAGACATCCGCGGTTACCTCAACATCGTGCGCGGCATCGAGAAGCCGCCAGCAGGCGTGACCTGGCAGGAGTATGCCTTCCGCCGCGTGACCGAAGCCAACCCCTTCCCGGGCGTGATGGGCCGCGTGTGTCCCGCTCCGTGTGAATCGGGCTGTAACCGTAACATGGTCGAAGACCATGTCGGCATCAACTCGGTCGAGCACTTCATCGGCGACTGGGGCATCGAAAACAACATGGCCTACACGTCGACCGCTGCCGAAACCGGCAAGAAGATCGCGATCATCGGCGCCGGCCCGGCCGGTCTGGCGGCCGCCTACCAGCTGCGCCTGCGTGGACACGGCGTGACCATTTTCGACGAGCACGAAGAGCTCGGCGGCATGATGCGCTACGGCATCCCGGGCTTCCGCACGCCGCGTGAAATGCTCGACGCGGAAATCAACCGCATCATCGCGCTGGGCGTCGAGACCCGCCTCAAGACGCGCGTCGGCTCGGATATCAGCTTCGATGAGCTCGACAAGAACTACGACGCCATCTTCATGGCGATGGGCGCGCAAGCGGGTCGTCCGCTGCCCGTTCCCGGCGCCGAAGCGCCGAACTGCGTGACCGCCGTCGCGTTCCTGCGTGCCTTCAACGAAGGTCGTCTGCAGCACGTCGGCAACCGCGTCGTCGTGATCGGTGGTGGCGACACCTCGATCGACGTCGCGACCGTTGCGCGCCGCCTCGGCAATGTCACAAAGTCTGGCACCCATGATGACCGTCCCGAAGCCGTGATCGCGGGCCACATGGCTTCCGACGTCGCGTCGATTTCCGCCCGCGAGGGTGCCGAAGTGGTGCTCGTGTCGCGTGCCACGGTCGACAAGATGGCCGCCAACAAGCATGAAGTCGAGCACGCCCAGCAGGAAGGCATCGAAATCATCGGCGGCGTGACCCCGGTCTCCGTCGTCGTCGACGCCAATGGCCGTGCGACCGCACTGCGCGTCGCCGACTTCGTGATGGAAGGCAAGGAAACCAAGATCGTCGAAGGCACCGAGCGTGATCTGCCGGCCGACCTGATCGTGTCTGCGATCGGCCAAGGCGTCGACTTCACCGGCCTCGAGCAGTTCAACAACAACAATGGCCTGATCAAGGCCGACAAGAACTACCGCTTCCCCAACAACGAGAAGGTCTTCGTCGGTGGCGACGTGATCCGTCCGCACCTGCTGACGACCGCGATCGGCCACGCCTCGATCGCCGTCGACGGCATCGACGCCTTCCTCGCAGGCAAGGAGCTCGACAAGCGTCCCAAGGTCGACGTTCACCACTTCGACGAAATCCGCAAGTGGCTCGAATCCGGCCACGAGTACAGCGAGGTCAAGGGTCAGATCTGGGGCACGTCCGAGCGCAAGGACATCCTGCACAACTTCGAGGACCGTTCGCAGCGTCACGTCATTCCGCACAACGAGCTGTTCCTCGGCCACTTCCCCAACGAAGCGCGCCACATCCGTGAAGTGACGGTGCTCGACAAGGAAGGTGCGCTCGGCAACTTCGAAGAGCGTCTGCACGCGCTGTCGGAGAAGGACGTGGTCGCCGAGGCCAAGCGCTGCATGTCCTGCGGCCAGTGCTTCGAATGCGACAACTGCGTGGTGTACTGCCCGCAGACGGCCGTGTTCAAGGTCAAGAAGAAGGACAACCCGACCGTGGGCCGTTACGTCGATACCGACTACGGCAAGTGCATCGGCTGCCACATCTGTGCCGACGTCTGCCCGACCGGCTACATCGTCATGGGGATGGGTGACTGA
- the dsrK gene encoding sulfate reduction electron transfer complex DsrMKJOP subunit DsrK, whose translation MAAAEFDVPELKDDIEVPKIREGSMAHAKSFLAPKPVQDFMGYPHELSEDWKERAIDKMGDLLGKYRSLKVFLDACVHCGACTDKCHYYLGTSDPKNMPVARQDLMRQVYRRYFTTPGKLFPKLVGAKDLTKETLDDWYSYYHQCSECRRCSVFCPYGIDTAEITMAGREILNHVGMGQKYSNEILGKVQKIGNNLGLPGPALEDTLEGLEEDIEADTGVPVKLPIDVQGAEVLLVTPSADFFSEPHVESLIGYAKVFHAAGISWTLSSHASEAGNFGLFNGNYETMRKVAMRIRDAALELGVKRIVVGECGHAWRVAYSFWNTLTGIGYGGNDPFSIELQKQLDPNYPQPQHICELTNDLIKQGKIAVDPSANDDLVVTYHDSCNVARASRMGDEPGGQFAIPRELIQSVANNFHNMAEETIYESTFCCGGGGGLLTDDLMEVRVKGAMPRMTALNNVVKEHQVNFMATICAICKAQFTKVLPKYGFDMSMVGGVHQLVSKAIKLD comes from the coding sequence GTGGCGGCTGCTGAATTTGACGTTCCGGAACTGAAGGACGACATCGAAGTTCCCAAGATAAGGGAAGGCTCGATGGCGCACGCCAAGTCGTTCCTCGCGCCGAAGCCCGTTCAGGATTTCATGGGTTACCCCCACGAACTGAGCGAAGACTGGAAAGAGCGCGCCATCGACAAGATGGGCGACCTGCTGGGCAAATACCGCTCGCTCAAGGTGTTCCTCGACGCCTGCGTCCACTGCGGCGCTTGCACCGACAAATGCCACTACTATCTCGGCACGTCGGACCCGAAGAACATGCCGGTCGCGCGCCAGGATCTGATGCGTCAGGTCTACCGTCGCTATTTCACGACCCCGGGCAAGCTGTTCCCGAAGCTGGTCGGCGCCAAGGATCTGACCAAGGAGACGCTGGACGACTGGTACAGCTACTACCACCAGTGTTCCGAGTGCCGTCGCTGCTCGGTGTTCTGCCCGTACGGCATCGACACCGCCGAGATCACGATGGCCGGCCGCGAGATCCTCAACCACGTCGGCATGGGTCAGAAGTACTCGAACGAAATCCTCGGCAAGGTGCAGAAGATCGGCAACAACCTCGGCCTGCCCGGCCCCGCGCTGGAAGACACGCTCGAAGGTCTGGAAGAGGACATCGAGGCCGACACCGGCGTGCCGGTGAAGCTGCCGATCGACGTGCAGGGCGCCGAAGTGCTGTTGGTCACGCCGTCTGCCGACTTCTTCTCCGAGCCGCACGTCGAGTCGCTGATCGGTTACGCCAAGGTGTTCCACGCCGCCGGCATCAGCTGGACGCTGTCGTCGCACGCGTCGGAAGCCGGTAACTTCGGCCTCTTCAACGGCAACTACGAGACCATGCGCAAGGTCGCGATGCGCATCCGCGACGCCGCGCTCGAACTCGGCGTCAAGCGTATCGTCGTCGGCGAATGCGGCCACGCCTGGCGCGTCGCGTACAGCTTCTGGAACACGCTGACCGGCATCGGCTACGGCGGCAACGATCCGTTCTCGATCGAACTGCAGAAGCAGCTCGACCCGAACTACCCGCAGCCGCAGCACATCTGCGAACTGACCAACGATCTGATCAAGCAGGGCAAGATCGCGGTCGACCCCTCGGCGAACGACGATCTCGTCGTGACCTATCACGATTCGTGCAACGTCGCGCGTGCGTCGCGCATGGGCGACGAGCCCGGCGGGCAGTTCGCGATCCCGCGCGAACTGATCCAATCGGTGGCGAACAACTTCCACAACATGGCCGAGGAGACGATCTACGAATCGACCTTCTGCTGTGGCGGCGGCGGCGGCCTGCTGACCGACGATCTGATGGAAGTCCGCGTCAAGGGCGCCATGCCGCGCATGACGGCGTTGAACAACGTGGTGAAGGAACACCAGGTGAACTTCATGGCGACCATCTGCGCGATCTGCAAGGCGCAATTCACCAAGGTTCTGCCCAAGTACGGCTTCGATATGAGCATGGTGGGCGGGGTGCATCAATTGGTCAGCAAGGCGATCAAGCTCGACTGA
- a CDS encoding respiratory nitrate reductase subunit gamma, translating into MTIIYAGMFYIATLLLVAGLVYKIFDYSRTPAPLKIPTTPAPTTQKGVIYRMAKEVVLFESLFKSNKWIWVFGWLFHFGLLLVLLRHLRYFTQPVWFWVDILQPFGKYASIMMVIGLGGLLARRFLVDRVRYISTPSDYLMLVLLLAIGLSGMMMTFVTHTDIIALKGFFLGLMYLDIQPLPQDPALLVHLALVALLMVIFPISKLLHAPGLFFSPTRNQADNPRERRHVAAWAARLDQGN; encoded by the coding sequence GTGACGATCATTTACGCCGGGATGTTCTACATCGCCACGCTGTTGCTGGTGGCAGGCCTGGTCTACAAGATTTTTGATTACAGCCGCACGCCTGCGCCGCTGAAAATCCCGACCACGCCGGCGCCGACCACCCAGAAGGGCGTCATCTACCGGATGGCCAAGGAAGTCGTGCTGTTCGAATCCCTGTTCAAGTCCAACAAGTGGATCTGGGTGTTCGGCTGGCTCTTCCATTTCGGTCTGTTGCTGGTCCTGCTGCGTCACCTGCGCTACTTCACTCAGCCGGTCTGGTTCTGGGTCGACATCCTGCAGCCTTTCGGCAAATACGCCAGCATCATGATGGTCATCGGCTTGGGCGGCCTGCTCGCGCGGCGTTTCCTGGTCGATCGCGTGCGCTACATCTCGACGCCGTCGGATTACCTGATGCTCGTGCTGCTTCTCGCGATCGGCCTCTCCGGCATGATGATGACCTTCGTTACGCACACCGACATCATCGCGTTGAAGGGCTTCTTCCTCGGGCTCATGTATCTGGACATCCAGCCCCTGCCGCAGGACCCGGCGCTGCTGGTCCACCTCGCGCTGGTGGCCTTGCTGATGGTGATCTTTCCGATCAGCAAGCTGTTGCACGCGCCCGGCCTGTTCTTCAGCCCGACCCGCAACCAGGCCGACAATCCGCGCGAACGTCGCCACGTCGCGGCCTGGGCTGCGAGGCTGGATCAAGGCAATTGA
- the dsrB gene encoding dissimilatory-type sulfite reductase subunit beta encodes MAELRPPIESGAPDPMPYMHPVMVKNYGKWAFHSHPKPGVLYHRAESGDEIWTVKAGTARQMDHYTIRELADIADQYGDGFVRFTARSNIEYMVADGSKVEPLIKALSDKGYPIGGTANSVSMIAHTQGWLHCDIPGTDASGVVKALMDELYDDFVKCEMPNRVKLSTSCCEINCGGQADIAIIVQHTKPPKINHDLVANVCERPSVVARCPVAAIRPALVNGKPSLEVDEKKCICCGACFPPCPPMQINDPEHSKIAIWVGGKNSNARSKPTFHKLVAAGLPNNAPRWPEVAEVVKKILATYKEDGKPWERMIDWIDRIGWPAFFEKTGLPFTKYHIDNWRGGRYNLNASAHIRF; translated from the coding sequence ATGGCTGAACTACGTCCGCCCATCGAATCCGGCGCGCCCGATCCGATGCCCTACATGCACCCCGTGATGGTGAAGAACTACGGCAAGTGGGCTTTCCACAGCCACCCCAAGCCGGGTGTTCTGTATCACCGTGCTGAGTCCGGCGATGAGATCTGGACGGTCAAGGCCGGTACGGCGCGTCAGATGGATCACTACACGATCCGTGAACTGGCTGACATCGCCGACCAATACGGCGACGGCTTCGTGCGTTTCACTGCGCGTTCCAACATCGAATACATGGTGGCCGACGGTTCCAAGGTCGAGCCGCTGATCAAGGCGCTCTCCGACAAGGGTTACCCCATCGGCGGCACCGCGAACTCGGTGTCGATGATCGCCCACACCCAGGGCTGGCTGCACTGCGACATCCCCGGCACCGACGCCTCCGGCGTGGTCAAGGCGCTGATGGACGAGCTGTACGACGACTTCGTCAAGTGCGAGATGCCAAACCGCGTCAAGCTGTCGACCTCCTGCTGCGAAATCAACTGCGGCGGCCAGGCTGACATCGCCATCATCGTCCAGCACACCAAGCCGCCGAAGATCAACCACGATCTGGTCGCCAACGTGTGTGAGCGTCCGTCCGTCGTTGCCCGCTGCCCGGTTGCTGCGATCCGTCCCGCTCTGGTGAACGGCAAGCCCTCGCTGGAAGTCGACGAGAAGAAGTGCATCTGCTGCGGCGCCTGCTTCCCGCCCTGCCCGCCGATGCAGATCAACGATCCCGAGCACTCGAAGATCGCGATCTGGGTTGGCGGCAAGAACTCGAACGCCCGCTCCAAGCCGACCTTCCACAAGCTGGTCGCTGCCGGCCTGCCGAACAACGCCCCGCGTTGGCCCGAAGTCGCCGAAGTGGTCAAGAAGATCCTCGCGACCTACAAGGAAGACGGCAAGCCGTGGGAGCGCATGATCGACTGGATCGACCGTATCGGTTGGCCCGCGTTCTTCGAGAAGACCGGTCTGCCCTTCACCAAGTATCACATCGATAACTGGCGCGGTGGCCGCTACAACCTGAACGCGTCTGCGCACATCCGCTTCTGA
- the tusC gene encoding sulfurtransferase complex subunit TusC — protein sequence MSDMDEMEDGSGVVKKFMFLNRKAPHGTVYALEGLEVVLITAAFDQDVSLVFTDDGIYQLMKGIDTKGIEVKDFSKTYRALEGYDIEKLYVDRSSMEARGLTEDDLIVDVSVLSDDEMKNLMDEQDVVISF from the coding sequence ATGAGCGATATGGATGAGATGGAAGACGGCTCCGGCGTCGTCAAGAAATTCATGTTCCTGAACCGCAAGGCGCCTCACGGTACCGTGTACGCGCTGGAAGGTCTGGAAGTGGTCCTGATTACGGCTGCTTTCGATCAGGACGTCAGCCTGGTGTTCACCGACGACGGGATCTACCAGTTGATGAAGGGCATCGACACCAAGGGCATCGAGGTCAAGGACTTCTCGAAGACCTATCGTGCGCTGGAAGGCTACGACATCGAGAAACTCTACGTCGATCGCTCCTCGATGGAAGCGCGTGGCCTGACCGAGGATGATCTGATTGTCGACGTAAGCGTTCTCTCCGACGATGAGATGAAGAATCTCATGGACGAGCAAGACGTCGTGATCAGCTTCTAA
- the dsrO gene encoding sulfate reduction electron transfer complex DsrMKJOP subunit DsrO yields the protein MSELKPMSDNTPESAERRRVIGGLAAAAAGLAIAPGIKLIEVAQARPEEQGASSAVRWGMLVDATKCATGCDDCVSACSTENGWTPVAESAKPRQAPQWIRKLELQDPLTQMETNLPMMCQHCAEPPCVDVCPTGASFKRADGIVLVNRHTCIGCRYCMMACPYKARSLVHEPLNDTQKADVPRGVGCVESCSLCVQKVDRGDGTTACAEACSAAGHNAIVFGDLNDPDSEISKRLRELPTKQVRADLKLNTGVRYHGI from the coding sequence ATGAGCGAATTGAAACCGATGTCTGACAACACGCCCGAGTCGGCGGAGCGCCGCCGGGTGATCGGCGGGCTCGCCGCCGCCGCGGCCGGTCTTGCCATCGCGCCGGGGATCAAGCTGATCGAGGTCGCACAGGCACGTCCGGAGGAGCAGGGCGCGAGCAGCGCCGTGCGCTGGGGCATGCTGGTCGACGCGACCAAGTGTGCGACCGGCTGTGATGACTGCGTGTCCGCGTGCAGCACCGAAAACGGCTGGACGCCGGTCGCCGAGAGCGCCAAGCCGCGGCAGGCGCCTCAGTGGATACGCAAGCTCGAGCTGCAGGATCCGCTGACGCAGATGGAAACCAATCTGCCGATGATGTGCCAGCATTGCGCCGAGCCGCCGTGCGTCGACGTCTGCCCGACCGGCGCGTCGTTCAAGCGTGCCGACGGCATCGTGCTCGTCAACCGCCACACCTGTATCGGCTGCCGCTACTGCATGATGGCGTGTCCTTACAAGGCACGCTCCCTCGTGCACGAGCCCCTCAACGACACGCAGAAGGCCGACGTACCGCGCGGCGTCGGTTGCGTCGAGTCCTGCTCACTGTGCGTGCAGAAGGTCGATCGCGGCGACGGCACCACGGCGTGCGCCGAAGCCTGCTCCGCGGCCGGTCATAACGCGATCGTCTTCGGCGACCTGAACGACCCCGATAGCGAGATCTCGAAGCGTTTGCGCGAACTGCCCACCAAGCAGGTGCGTGCCGACCTCAAGCTCAATACCGGCGTTCGCTATCACGGAATCTAA
- the nrfD gene encoding NrfD/PsrC family molybdoenzyme membrane anchor subunit has translation MASITFREVEGSSLKYWLLLGGLGLFVLFGALSWNYMHHHGHVVSGMDNQIVWGLPHVFAVFLIVAASGALNVASIASVFNKPLYKPLAPLSAILALALMLGGLLVLVLDLGRSDRLIVAMTNFNFKSMFTWNVFLYSGFFALVGVYLWTMLDRNVKTYSKTAGTAAFIWRLLLTTGTGSLFGFLVARELYGSAMLAPMFIIMSFAYGLAIYLMVLVAAYAWSGRTLGDAVMMRLKSLLAVFVAAVLYFVVVHHLTNLYFTKYHAVEAFILRDGGIFTTLFWVGQIVIGGVVPLVILLSGLGRQRAWILVACALVILGGVAQMYVTIIGAQAYPLDMFPGLDETSSFFDGEIHAYAPSVPEFFLGLGGVAIALLVTTFAVKVLRLLPASLDDATVAKLEH, from the coding sequence ATGGCAAGCATTACCTTCCGCGAAGTCGAGGGCAGCAGCCTCAAGTACTGGCTGCTCCTGGGTGGCCTCGGCCTCTTCGTCCTGTTCGGGGCGCTGTCCTGGAATTACATGCACCATCACGGGCATGTGGTCAGCGGCATGGACAACCAGATCGTATGGGGCCTGCCGCATGTGTTCGCGGTTTTCCTGATCGTCGCCGCCTCTGGTGCGCTCAACGTCGCTTCGATCGCTTCGGTGTTCAACAAGCCGCTCTACAAGCCGCTCGCCCCGCTGTCGGCGATTCTCGCGCTGGCGCTGATGCTCGGCGGCCTGCTGGTTCTGGTGCTCGATCTCGGGCGTTCGGACCGTCTGATCGTCGCGATGACGAACTTCAACTTCAAGTCGATGTTCACCTGGAACGTCTTCCTCTACTCGGGCTTCTTCGCCCTGGTCGGGGTGTACCTGTGGACGATGCTCGACCGCAATGTCAAGACCTATTCCAAGACGGCGGGCACCGCGGCCTTCATCTGGCGGCTGCTGCTGACCACTGGTACGGGCTCGCTGTTCGGCTTTCTGGTCGCGCGCGAACTCTACGGCAGCGCGATGCTGGCGCCGATGTTCATCATCATGTCCTTCGCCTACGGTCTCGCGATCTACCTGATGGTGCTGGTTGCTGCCTACGCCTGGAGCGGCCGCACCTTGGGTGATGCGGTCATGATGCGCCTGAAGAGCCTGCTCGCGGTCTTCGTCGCCGCGGTGCTGTACTTCGTCGTTGTGCATCACCTGACCAACCTGTACTTCACCAAGTACCATGCAGTCGAGGCGTTCATCCTGCGCGACGGTGGGATCTTCACGACACTGTTCTGGGTCGGCCAGATCGTGATCGGCGGCGTCGTTCCGCTCGTGATCCTGCTGAGCGGCCTCGGCAGGCAGCGCGCATGGATACTCGTCGCCTGCGCGCTCGTGATCCTCGGTGGCGTCGCGCAGATGTACGTCACCATCATCGGTGCCCAGGCGTATCCGCTCGACATGTTCCCGGGCCTCGACGAAACGAGCAGCTTCTTCGACGGCGAGATCCACGCCTACGCGCCGAGCGTACCGGAGTTCTTCCTCGGACTCGGCGGCGTCGCGATCGCTCTGCTGGTCACGACGTTCGCGGTCAAGGTGTTGCGCCTGCTGCCGGCCAGCCTCGACGACGCGACGGTCGCCAAGCTCGAACATTGA
- a CDS encoding cobyrinate a,c-diamide synthase, with amino-acid sequence MPRVFISAGHKSSGKTTLTLGLCAALHARGHAVQPFKKGPDYIDPLWLGMAAGRPCYNLDFHMMERAEIEGGFARAAQDARVSLVEGNKGLYDGLDLDGSNSNAALAKLLGIPVILVIDARGMTRGVAPLILGYQAFDCDIQIAGVILNNLGGSRHESKLRAVIEHYTDVDVIGAVQYDPALQIAERHLGLVPANEQDAARARIRVVGERIAAQVDLDALLAIADGARPLDIAPTAEAPAPAERVRVGVAHDQAFGFYYSEDLDALRAANAELVPIDTLNAQTLPALDGLIIGGGFPEMFMRELEDNASFRAQLRAAVEAGLPTYAECGGLMYLSKTLSWQGQTRLMVGVVPGDTVMHERPVGRGYARLEPTGADHWQESAAIPAHEFHYSSLENLPADASFAYDVKRGHGIDGRHDGYQQYNLLAGYVHRRGAGARGWIVPFLNQVRAHKARVSA; translated from the coding sequence ATGCCCCGCGTGTTCATTTCCGCGGGCCATAAGTCGTCGGGCAAGACGACGCTGACCCTCGGCCTCTGCGCGGCGTTGCACGCCCGCGGCCACGCCGTGCAGCCGTTCAAGAAGGGGCCCGACTACATCGATCCCCTGTGGCTCGGCATGGCCGCCGGCCGCCCTTGCTACAACCTCGACTTCCACATGATGGAGCGCGCCGAGATCGAGGGCGGCTTTGCGCGCGCCGCGCAGGATGCGCGCGTCAGCCTGGTCGAAGGCAACAAGGGCCTCTACGACGGGCTCGATCTCGACGGCAGCAACAGCAACGCCGCGCTCGCCAAGCTGCTCGGCATTCCCGTCATTCTCGTGATCGACGCGCGCGGCATGACGCGCGGCGTCGCGCCGCTGATCCTCGGCTACCAGGCCTTCGACTGCGACATCCAGATCGCAGGCGTGATCCTCAACAACCTCGGCGGCAGCCGCCACGAGTCGAAGCTGCGCGCGGTGATCGAGCATTACACCGACGTCGACGTCATCGGCGCGGTGCAGTACGACCCCGCACTGCAGATCGCCGAGCGCCATCTCGGGCTCGTCCCGGCCAACGAGCAGGACGCCGCGCGCGCGCGCATCCGCGTGGTCGGCGAGCGCATCGCCGCGCAGGTCGATCTCGACGCGCTGCTCGCGATCGCCGACGGGGCGAGGCCGCTCGACATCGCGCCGACCGCGGAAGCGCCGGCGCCAGCGGAGCGGGTCCGCGTCGGCGTCGCGCACGATCAGGCCTTCGGCTTTTACTACAGCGAGGACCTCGACGCCCTGCGTGCGGCGAACGCCGAACTCGTCCCTATCGACACCCTGAACGCGCAGACCCTTCCCGCGCTCGACGGGCTCATCATCGGCGGCGGATTTCCCGAGATGTTCATGCGCGAACTCGAGGACAACGCCTCATTTCGTGCCCAGTTGCGCGCGGCGGTCGAGGCGGGCCTGCCGACCTACGCCGAGTGCGGCGGGCTGATGTATCTGTCGAAGACCCTGAGTTGGCAGGGGCAGACACGGCTGATGGTCGGCGTGGTGCCGGGCGACACGGTCATGCACGAGCGGCCGGTCGGCCGCGGGTACGCCCGGCTCGAACCCACGGGCGCCGACCACTGGCAGGAATCGGCGGCGATTCCCGCGCACGAGTTCCATTATTCGAGCCTCGAAAACCTCCCCGCCGACGCGAGCTTTGCCTACGACGTCAAGCGTGGCCACGGCATCGATGGCCGCCACGACGGCTATCAGCAATACAATCTTCTCGCGGGCTACGTGCATCGCCGCGGCGCGGGGGCGCGCGGCTGGATCGTCCCGTTTCTGAATCAGGTACGCGCGCACAAGGCGCGCGTTTCCGCTTAA
- the tusB gene encoding sulfurtransferase complex subunit TusB: MLHIVNKSASERGSLESCLRLATKGSAVLLIEDAVYAATKGNTVAAKIQAAAADLKIYALGPDLAARGMAGRVLDGVNVVDYGGFVDLVAEHRNCQSWL; encoded by the coding sequence ATGCTGCATATCGTGAATAAATCGGCCTCTGAGCGCGGCTCGCTGGAAAGCTGCCTGCGCCTGGCCACCAAGGGTTCTGCCGTTTTGCTGATCGAGGACGCGGTCTACGCCGCAACCAAGGGCAACACGGTGGCGGCGAAAATCCAGGCAGCAGCAGCTGACCTCAAGATTTACGCACTCGGTCCCGATCTGGCGGCGCGCGGCATGGCCGGGCGCGTACTGGACGGCGTCAATGTCGTGGATTACGGCGGTTTTGTGGATCTGGTCGCAGAACACCGCAACTGTCAGTCTTGGCTGTAA
- a CDS encoding TusE/DsrC/DsvC family sulfur relay protein, which yields MPMVNIAGKEVEVDEEGYLVDLSQWNEDIAKYMAVEEKVELTDSHWEVVNFLREYYAEYQIAPAVRVLTKAIGKKLGPEKGNNKYLYELFPYGPAKQACKIAGLPKPTGCI from the coding sequence ATGCCCATGGTGAACATCGCCGGTAAGGAAGTCGAAGTCGACGAAGAAGGCTATCTGGTCGACCTGTCGCAGTGGAACGAAGACATCGCCAAGTACATGGCCGTCGAAGAAAAAGTCGAACTGACCGACAGCCACTGGGAAGTCGTCAACTTCCTGCGTGAGTACTACGCCGAGTACCAGATCGCACCTGCTGTCCGCGTTCTGACCAAGGCTATCGGCAAGAAGCTCGGCCCCGAGAAGGGCAACAACAAGTACCTGTACGAGTTGTTTCCCTACGGCCCCGCCAAGCAGGCTTGTAAGATCGCTGGCCTGCCCAAGCCGACCGGCTGTATCTAA